Proteins co-encoded in one Quercus robur chromosome 8, dhQueRobu3.1, whole genome shotgun sequence genomic window:
- the LOC126694556 gene encoding imidazole glycerol phosphate synthase hisHF, chloroplastic — protein MEAPPFSSSCTSSPLSSTARLLSSSSPSSSLLFRRNSFSKTHYSAKFKSPRNLSVRASGDSVVTLLDYGAGNVRSVRNAIRYLGFDIKDVQTPEDILKADRLVFPGVGAFAAAMDVLNKNGMAEALCSYIEKDRPFLGICLGLQLLFESSEENGPVNGLGLIPGVVGRFDSSNGFRVPHIGWNALQIKNNSEILDDIGNRHVYFVHSYRAMPSDDNKEWISSTCNYGDNFIASIRRGNVHAVQFHPEKSGDVGLSILRRFLYPKSTTTKKPTEGKASKLAKRVIACLDVRANDKGDLVVTKGDQYDVREHTEENEVRNLGKPVELAGQYYIDGADEVSFLNITGFRDFPLGDLPMLQVLRYTSENVFVPLTVGGGIRDFTDANGRHYTSLEVASEYFRSGADKISIGSDAVYAAEEYLRTGVKTGKTSLEQISRVYGNQAVVVSIDPRRVYLKNPNDVEFEAVKLKNPGPNGEEYAWYQCTVNGGREGRPIGAYELAKAVEELGAGEILLNCIDCDGQGKGFDIDLIKLISDAVSIPVIASSGAGAVEHFTEVFMKTNASAALAAGIFHRKEVPVQSVKEHLLKEGIEVRI, from the exons ATGGAGGCGcctccattttcttcttcttgtaccTCGTCCCCGTTATCTTCAACAGCTCGACTATTGTCTTCGTCGtctccttcttcatctctcttATTTCGTCGCAATAGTTTCAGCAAAACACACTATTCTGCCAAATTCAAATCTCCTAGAAACCTCTCCGTCCGAGCCTCCGGAGACTctg ttgTGACGCTGCTTGATTATGGAGCTGGGAATGTTCGTAGCGTGAGGAATGCGATCCGCTATCTCGGCTTTGACATCAAAGAT gtGCAAACTCCGGAGGACATTTTAAAGGCAGATCGACTTGTTTTTCCGGGTGTGGGGGCATTTGCAGCGGCCATGGATGTGCTGAACAAAAATGG GATGGCTGAAGCACTCTGTTCCTATATTGAGAAGGATCGCccttttttgggtatttgtctCGGACTTCAGTTACTTTTCGAGTCCAGTGAGGAGAACGGACCAG TAAATGGTCTTGGCTTAATACCGGGTGTGGTTGGGCGTTTTGACTCTTCAAATGGCTTCAGAGTACCCCATATTGGCTGGAATGCTTTGCAGATAAAAAACAACTCAGAAATTTTGGATGATATTGGAAACCGCCATGTCTATTTTGTTCACTCTTACCGTGCTATGCCA TCAGATGACAACAAAGAGTGGATATCATCTACCTGCAACTATGGTGACAATTTTATAGCATCTATTAGAAGAGGAAATGTGCATGCAGTTCAGTTCCATCCAGAAAAGAGTGGAG ATGTTGGTCTTTCAATATTGAGAAGATTCTTGTATCCAAAGTCAACCACGACAAAG AAGCCTACTGAAGGAAAagcttcaaaacttgcaaaaagG GTAATTGCTTGTCTTGATGTGAGGGCAAATGATAAAGGTGATCTTGTTGTAACCAAAGGAGACCAATATGATGTAAGAGAGCATACAGAAGAGAATGAG GTTAGAAACCTTGGCAAGCCCGTGGAGCTTGCTGGACAGTATTACATAGATGGGGCTGACGAG GTTAGCTTTCTGAATATTACTGGTTTCCGAGACTTTCCTCTAGGCGATTTGCCAATGCTGCAG GTATTAAGATACACTTCAGAAAATGTTTTTGTACCATTAACTGTTGGAGGTGGCATTAGAGATTTTACAGATGCAAATGGAAG GCACTATACTAGCTTGGAAGTTGCTTCAGAATATTTCAGATCTGGTGCTGATAAGATTTCCATTGGAAGTGATGCTGTTTACGCTGCTGAAGAATATTTAAGAACTGGA GTAAAGACTGGAAAGACTAGCTTAGAGCAGATATCAAGAGTTTATGGAAATCAG GCTGTAGTTGTAAGTATTGATCCTCGTAGGGTGTACCTCAAGAATCCCAATGATGTAGAGTTCGAGGCTGTTAAGTTGAAAAACCCAG GTCCAAATGGGGAAGAGTATGCCTGGTACCAGTGCACT GTTAATGGTGGACGAGAAGGTCGACCAATTGGAGCTTATGAGCTTGCAAAAGCAGTTGAAGAGCTGGGAGCTGGAGAAATACTACTAAATTGTATTGATTGTGATG gTCAAGGAAAAGGATTTGATATAGATCTAATAAAGTTGATCTCAGATGCTGTAAGCATCCCTGTGATTGCAAGTAGTGGTGCTGGTGCTGTTGAGCACTTCACAGAGGTATTCATGAAAACAAATGCATCCGCTGCCCTTGCTGCTGGCATCTTCCATAGGAAGGAG GTGCCTGTACAATCTGTAAAAGAACACTTGTTAAAGGAAGGCATTGAGGTTAGAATTTAA